A window of the Oryctolagus cuniculus unplaced genomic scaffold, mOryCun1.1 SCAFFOLD_55, whole genome shotgun sequence genome harbors these coding sequences:
- the LOC127489827 gene encoding leucine-rich repeat-containing protein 37A-like translates to MLRAYCMCPSSLSHCILKTPSMTPLCLWVPWLLFNWQPLWLPVQATQPLEWAQDLVQLTSSLPWLSEPWSSHSPNFPPESPDALTPPADPGGFDYLGSSALSQMLASPRESTVSLLPFLDMDSAQGVPPESEQLAVPKQYFNRLTRQQRLPEAIPVLDGDQVQPLALPPRLEGKIHQSLEAFVLPLDSQDSQGNKLIVSPLTPKKDLARRRRLPKVGVGTPDKAAKLQGQNQVLLADYGVYPGGFPTESQENPGEPAQPSEQAEPSQFLLEGQTQNPETQEPIQSSSAQQEGQAPPPQAVEPDEPPSPQQEGPGADLQQPEEEASPLQQEAPAQNPFATAEVVGQASVYHSLNTPSSPQIVALQANFPSVTLKPADTELTEASGAGEEVQSTPSTEQAPAQPLGHPEGVGLPSAQQEAPEQIPEFPGKVESWTQEGLAQTSDLPEETGPFSTQNDATAQPSEYAEEVSPSVAQQGAPAQPSGLPVNTEYSSSNQEQPAQPSESPEIEPSRSQLEDPEKPSALPVEVKSPVQQDPRAQALESPEETIIAQTPQIQKGTDWSPDQNQVHRYNLPNVTIKPADVALTITPEPTMERDSSPVQQEGSAQTPGPSVETEPYISDQEQPTQYVESSVENKPSPAQQETPYQTLGPSLETEASPAQQEPPEQTPVPSAETEPSPFQQAPRAHTARPSVEAEPSPREQEQIAQYAEALVETQPPPGPPVETEPSLREQQQIAQYAEALVETQAPPGQLEALALTPVPPMETEPYISEQEQPRRPSESSEEVESSGKKTEVPAQPPSHHTVTILPPGHHQVQQYDLPNVTTKPPDLQLTLTPKPEAEVETFPVSHEVTTTQASVAALPPTPLEEVEPLPIQSPEVMQDEKPSTTQQEETAEILQTPVEAGPSPIHQEAQAHASVFPTEPEPLKDQEADTAQQPKPLEEDEHSPLPGVPAQPEELKEPSPSQQGISVPPLERPVSAYQLPLQQGNTNQPSDIFPEMSDAIPMNMAFSPHIPEEILRTQHLRLSKTKPKHVDIDLTRTLKPTPEVYPYPSQQEGPAQPTVPTKQVEFSPTQLGPPLAKPPALPEKMELSRAEPLEPLKEAKQDPVQNIAPAEAQDFPNTQSSATQQELQTQQPNLTKVTGQPLDVELTITTQPGMEGRLSPIMQEAPVQLPGPSKGGIAQPPGYQGMTVPTPAQDQAQFPKSPRITFQPFDLALTITPQPITEAELATNVQETPPKESVAQPPVHHEGQNQPPLSPSVTIQPLDLALTITTEPTTEAEHPTDLSKTTAPSPNLTPVTTQHLDLGLNITPETSSVVTEPSTDMQETSSQPPTEGVTQSPIHQEVTVPTLGHNQAQYPTLPHITVQPLDTVLTINAKRTRKAEHSTALKKTKVPPVLHEEVLSQPDQVQAQHPTLTEVTVQPFDVELTLTPESIVEGEPLPTMQETSGQPPGPHNEVVYQPPVYYEMVVPKPSQDQTPHPMSPSGTAEPSKLESTITQVPTTQDEHSTAFKSISPPPYPMYPEVTFSPPVQIQTQYTNLPQVTVKPLDLEITQTPQRTTEATPSTTMQMTLIQSTEPLKELVTQSPGDNEMTVPTAGQHQAQHPTSPSVIAQPSKMELTITLVPTAKAGHSPSLKKTTDLHPGQVQTQHSTLTEVTDQPLNAAATINVCELCTCKDETLSCTGLSPVQKLHKVPLPEPNSYNGTLSML, encoded by the coding sequence ATGCTCAGGGCATACTGCATGTGCCCCAGCAGCCTGAGTCACTGTATCTTGAAAACCCCGTCAATGACCCCTTTGTGCTTGTGGGTCCCATGGCTCCTCTTCAACTGGCAGCCTTTGTGGCTGCCAGTCCAGGCGACTCAGCCTCTGGAGTGGGCCCAGGACCTGGTCCAGCTGACCTCCAGCctcccttggctctctgagccctggtcttcccactccCCGAACTTCCCACCTGAATCGCCTGACGCACTCACACCCCCGGCAGACCCCGGCGGCTTTGATTACCTGGGGTCTTCTGCTCTCTCCCAGATGCTGGCCTCGCCTCGAGAGTCCACTGTGAGTTTGCTTCCTTTTCTGGACATGGATTCAGCTCAAGGGGTGCCCCCAGAGTCAGAACAGCTTGCTGTTCCAAAGCAGTATTTCAATAGGCTGACTCGACAACAAAGGCTACCAGAGGCGATTCCCGTGCTAGACGGGGATCAGGTTcagcccctggctctgcctcctcgaCTGGAAGGAAAGATTCACCAGTCATTGGAAGCATTCGTTCTGCCTCTAGACAGTCAGGattcacaaggaaacaagttGATTGTTTCACCCCTGACCCCCAAGAAAGATCTAGCTCGGCGTCGACGGCTTCCTAAGGTTGGTGTTGGAACTCCAGACAAAGCGGCCAAGCTTCAGGGTCAAAATCAAGTGTTGCTGGCTGACTATGGGGTCTATCCTGGTGGTTTTCCTACGGAATCCCAGGAGAACCCAGGGGAACCTGCACAGCCCTCTGAGCAGGCTGAACCATCTCAATTCCTGCTGGAGggccagactcaaaatccagaGACTCAGGAGCCCATCCAATCCTCCTCCGCACAGCAAGAAGGACAAGCTCCTCCTCCACAGGCCGTTGAACCAGATGAACCTCCTTCACCCcagcaagagggcccaggtgcagacCTGCAGCAGCCCGAGGAAGAAGCATCTCCATTGCAGCAGGAGGCCCCCGCTCAGAATCCATTTGCTACTGCAGAAGTAGTAGGTCAGGCATCAGTGTATCACAGTCTTaacactccatcctcacctcagattgtagctctccaagcaaacttccccagcgtcacactgaaacctgcagacacggagctgacagaagcctcaggggcaggtgaggaagttcagtctactccaagcacggagcaggctccagctcagcctctggggcatCCTGAGGGAGTGGGACTCCCCTCAGCCCAACAAGAGGCCCCAGAGCAGATACCAGAATTCCCTGGGAAGGTGGAATCTTGGACTCAAGAGGGTCTAGCTCAGACCTCAGATCTCCCTGAGGAGACTGGACCTTTCTCTACCCAAAATgatgccacagctcagccctcagagtatgctgaggaagtcagcccatctgtagcccagcagggggccccagctcagccttcCGGCCTGCCTGTGAACACTGAATATTCCTCCAGCAATCAGGAGCAGCCTGCTCAGCCTTCTGAGTCTCCAGAGATCGAACCTTCTAGAAGCCAACTGGAAGACCCGGAGAAGCCTTCGGCACTCCCTGTGGAAGTCAAATCTCCAGTACAGCAAGATCCCCGAGCTCAAGCGCTAGAATCTCCTGAAGAGACTATCATAGCTCAGACTCCACAGATTCAGAAGGGGACGGACTGGTCTCCAGATCAGAATCAAGTTCACCGTTATAACCTGCCCAATGTTACCATCAAGCCTGCAGATGTGGCGCTGACCATAACTCCGGAGCCCACCATGGAGCGGGACTCTTCTCCAGTgcagcaggagggctctgctcagacTCCGGGCCCTTCTGTGGAGACAGAACCCTATATTAGTGATCAGGAGCAGCCCACTCAGTATGTTGAGTCTTCTGTAGAGAACAAAccctctccagcccagcaggagacCCCATATCAAACTCTGGGCCCTTccctggagacagaagcttctccagcccagcaggaaCCCCCAGAGCAGACTCCGGTCCCTTCTGCAGAGACAGAACCTTCCCCATTCCAGCAGGCACCCAGAGCTCACACTGCACGCCCTTCCGTGGAGGCAGAACCTTCTCCCCGTGAACAGGAGCAGATAGCTCAGTATGCGGAGGCTCTGGTGGAGactcagcctcctccaggccctcccgTGGAGACAGAGCCTTCTCTCAGAGAACAGCAGCAGATTGCTCAGTACGCGGAGGCCCTGGTGGAGACTCaagctcctccaggccagctggagGCCCTAGCTCTGACTCCAGTCCCTCCTATGGAGACCGAACCTTATATCAGTGAGCAGGAGCAACCAAGGCGGCCCTCTGAGTCTTCTGAGGAGGTTGAATCttctggaaagaagacagaagtcccagcccagcctccaagtCATCACACAGTGACCATTTTACCTCCCGGTCACCATCAAGTTCAGCAGTACGACTTGCCCAATGTGACTACTAAACCTCCAGACCTGCAGCTGACCCTAACACCAAAACCTGAAGCagaagtggaaacatttccagTCAGCCACGAGGTCACAACAACGCAGGCCTCAGTCGCAGCTCTGCCTCCAACGCCTCTTGAAGAGGTCGAACCACTGCCAATTCAATCTCCAGAAGTTATGCAGGATGAGAAACCCTCTACgacccagcaggaggaaacagctgaaattttACAGACCCCCGTGGAGGCTGGACCTTCTCCAATCCATCAGGAAGCCCAAGCCCACGCCTCAGTGTTCCCTACGGAGCCTGAGCCTttgaaagaccaggaggcagacacagctcagcagccaaagcccctggaagaggatgagcactccccacttccaggggtcccagctcagcctgaagAACTGAAGGAACCTTCACCAAGCCAGCAGGGGATTTCCGTTCCACCTCTAGAGCGCCCTGTGAGTGCTTACCAATTACCActccaacagggaaacacaaaccagCCTTCAGATATCTTCCCAGAGATGAGTGATGCTATCCCAATGAATATGGCATTTTCACCTCATATTccagaagaaatactcagaactcagcatttaaggttgtctaaaaccaaaccaaaacatgtgGATATTGACCTTACCAGAACCCTAAAGCCCACTCCAGAGGTTTATCCTtaccccagtcagcaggaaggacCTGCCCAGCCTACAGTTCCCACCAAGCAAGTTGAATTTTCTCCAACCCAGCTTGGGCCTCCTCTTGCCAAGCCTCCGGCACTGCCTGAAAAGATGGAACTTTCTCGAGCTGAGCCTCTAGAGCCCCTCAAGGAGGCAAAACAAGATCCAGTGCAAAATATAGCCCCAGCCGAGGCACAAGACTTCCCTAACACTCAATCGTCTGCAACCCAGCAGGAGCTTCAAACTCAGCAACCAAACCTGACCAAAGTCACAGGTCAACCTTTGGATGTGGAACTCACCATAACTACACAACCTGGAATGGAAGGCAGACTTTCTCCAATCATGCAGGAGGCCCCAGTTCAGCTTCCAGGGCCATCTAAGGGGGGTATAGCTCAACCCCCAGGATATCAGGGgatgacagttccaacaccaGCTCAGGATCAAGCTCAGTTTCCAAAATCACCCCGCATCACATTTCAACCTTTTGATCTGGCACTTACAATAACTCCACAGCCCATTACAGAGGCTGAACTTGCCACAAATGTGCAGGAGACTCCACCTAAAGAATCTGTAGCTCAGCCACCAGTGCATCATGAGGGTCAAAATCAACCTCCACTATCACCCAGTGTCACAATTCAACCTTTAGACCTGGCACTTACCATTACTACAGAACCTACTACAGAGGCTGAGCATCCTACAGACCTGAGCAAGACTACAGCTCCATCTCCAAACCTGACTCCAGTCACAACTCAACATCTGGACCTGGGACTCAACATAACTCCAGAAACCAGCAGTGTGGTGACTGAACCCTCTACAGACATGCAGGAGACCTCCAGTCAACCTCCCACGGAGGGTGTAACCCAATCTCCAATACATCAAgaggtgacagttccaacactgggtcataatcaagctcaatatccaacattgcctcacatcacagttcagcctttggacacagtgcttaccataaatgcaaagcgtaccaggaaggctgaacattctacagccctgaagaagactaaagtacctcccgtgctccatgaggaggtactttcacaaccagaccaggttcaggctcagcatccaaccctgacagaagtcacagttcaaccttttgatgtagaacttaccctaactccagaatccattgtggagggtgaaccactcccaaccatgcaggagacttcagggcagcctccagggccacataatgaagtggtctatcagcctccagtttattatgagatggtagttccaaaaccaagtcaagatcaaactccgcatccaatgtcacccagtggcacagctgaaccttcgaagttagagtcaaccataactcaggtacccactacacaggatgaacattctacagccttcaagtctatatctcctcctccttatccaatgtaccctgaggtgacattttcacctccagtccagattcagactcagtatacaaacctgcctcaagtcacagtcaagcctctggacctggaaattacccaaactccacaacgtactacagaggctacaccttctactaccatgcaaatgaccctaattcagtctacagagccactaaaggagctcgtaactcagtccccaggggacaatgagatgacagttccaacagcaggtcagcatcaagctcagcacccaacatcacccagtgtcatagctcagccttccaagatggagctaaccataactctggtacccactgcaaaagctggccattctccatccctgaagaagactacagatctacatccaggccaggttcagactcagcactcaaccctaactgaagtcacagatcaacccctgaatgcggctgccaccataaatgtctgtgagctctgcacctgcaaagatgagacactttcatgcactggcctcagcccagtgcagaagcttcacaaAGTTCCTTTACCAGAGCCCAACAGCTACAACGGCACCTTAAGCATGTTGTAA